Proteins encoded within one genomic window of Gallus gallus isolate bGalGal1 chromosome 1, bGalGal1.mat.broiler.GRCg7b, whole genome shotgun sequence:
- the IL1RL2 gene encoding interleukin-1 receptor type 1 isoform X3: MFKHSLVPDGQPLVIKCSLEKSFSFKSGDCNLTWYKVGNKTAVPRDKLARIHQQKSLIWFLPAILEDSGNYECVISCRNLTSCSKMSTEVTVFERTDGLCLNEDFAVEEVVFTSSSARVVCPHLDHFRNEENILPVRWYKGCQPPDQDAQSHIQPGLECLQGWGIHSLLGQPVPVIRTVTMDCQLLEGKRFAFLNSDLVIFNVTVQDQGNYTCKTTYTYNGKQYDIARDISLIVEVSPPKMPPEISYPQNNSIEVELGSEVTVDCNTTGADGFEVFWTGNGVYNDVFYVSRIFARPYKEETAYDGRPMYSLKLIISEVHSEDYEQPFVCQASNAFGQVASYIILKHRVPDVPRWLTGGLVSLLLLMFIILIVYKMFKIELVLWYRNSRCAFVSKEDGKIYDACVLYTKGSGGSNFCRLETFVLRILPSVLEQQCGYNLFILGRDDLPGEAVVSVADETFKQSRRLMIILGSETFSCVQLEDASEQQLAMYSALIRDETQVILIEMDGTQDYASMPESIRYIKQKHGAIQWKGDFSEKSCSANTRFWKNVRYQMPAKKKVSFSEVYLSPHTLNNSAAKAN; this comes from the exons ATGTTCAAGCATAGTCTTGTGCCTGATGGGCAGCCTCTTGTTATTAAATGTTCACTGGAAAAGAGCTTCAGTTTTAAAAGTGGAGACTGCAACTTAACGTGGTATAAAGTTGGTAACAAGACAGCTGTGCCTAGAGACAAACTTGCTAGAATTCATCAGCAGAAGAGTTTAATTTGGTTTCTCCCTGCAATATTAGAAGATTCTGGAAATTATGAATGTGTCATAAG TTGCAGGAATTTGACAAGCTGCAGCAAAATGTCTACAGAAGTAACAGTTTTTGAGAGGACTGATGGCTTATGCTTAAATGAAGATTTTGCTGTAGAGGAGGTGGTATTCACTTCATCATCTGCAAGGGTTGTGTGTCCACACTTGGATCACTTCAGGAATGAGGAAAATATTCTACCTGTTCGCTGGTATAAG ggttgccagccaccagaccaggatgcccagagccacatccagcctggccttgaatgcctccagggatggggcatccacagcctccttgggcaacctgttccagtgattAGAACTGTCACAATG GACTGTCAGCTACTGGAAGGGAAAAGATTTGCCTTCTTAAACAGTGACCTTGTGATTTTCAATGTGACTGTGCAAGATCAAGGAAACTACACATGCAAAACAACATATACCTACAATGGAAAGCAATATGACATTGCACGAGACATTAGTCTGATTGTAGAAG TGAGCCCACCAAAAATGCCCCCAGAAATATCTTATCCACAAAACAACTCAATTGAAGTGGAACTTG GCTCAGAGGTCACAGTGGATTGCAATACAACAGGTGCTGATGGGTTTGAGGTGTTTTGGACAGGCAACGGTGTGTATAATGATGTGTTTTATGTGAGCAGAATTTTTGCAAGGCCCTATAA AGAGGAAACTGCTTATGATGGACGCCCTATGTATTCTCTGAAGCTCATAATTTCAGAAGTGCATAGTGAAGATTACGAACAACCATTTGTCTGTCAAGCTTCAAATGCCTTTGGGCAAGTTGCATCCTATATTATATTAAAACACAGAG TTCCTGATGTACCAAGGTGGCTGACTGGAGGGCTTGTCTCTTTGTTACTTTTAATGTTTATTATTCTAATCGTCTATAAGATGTTCAAGATTGAGTTGGTGCTTTGGTATCGTAATTCTAGATGTGCCTTTGTAAGTAAGGAAG atgGAAAAATCTATGATGCATGTGTCCTGTACACAAAAGGCAGTGGAGGCAGCAACTTCTGTCGTCTGGAAACCTTTGTTCTTAGAATACTCCCCAGTGTTTTAGAACAACAGTGTGGATATAATCTCTTTATATTAGGAAGGGATGACCTACCGGGAGAAG CTGTGGTCAGCGTTGCTGATGAAACCTTTAAGCAAAGCAGAAGACTGATGATTATTTTGGGATCTGAAACATTTAGTTGCGTCCAGTTGGAAGATGCCTCTGAACAGCAATTAGCTATGTATAGTGCTCTTATCCGTGATGAGACCCAGGTGATTCTTATAGAAATGGATGGAACGCAGGACTACGCAAGCATGCCAGAATCAATCAGATACATTAAGCAAAAACATGGGGCTATCCAATGGAAAGGAGACTTCTCGGAGAAATCTTGTTCAGCAAATACAAGATTCTGGAAAAATGTGCGCTATCAAATGCCAGCCAAGAAAAAAGtgtctttttctgaagtttatttGTCACCTCACACTTTGAACAATTCTGCAGCAAAGGCAAATTAA